The following are encoded together in the Deltaproteobacteria bacterium HGW-Deltaproteobacteria-18 genome:
- a CDS encoding TrkA family potassium uptake protein — protein sequence MAHKEFGVVGLGKFGLSLASSLMAHGQKVVGVDSDPDKVKAAAEVLTQAYQAEAVDKIALEQLGFGELQEVIVSTGHNMEASILITLFLKELGCKKVTVKAMSRDHEKVLTKVGADAVIFPERYAAEQLAAKLAVPGLIDYLPLGTNIILKEFTVEKWAGKTLRELDLTNSFGIQVVAVKGFEEKQFEFVPKADQPLQKGDVLAVIGQGEKLLALDS from the coding sequence ATGGCTCACAAGGAATTCGGTGTCGTGGGTTTGGGCAAATTCGGCCTCAGTCTGGCCAGTTCCCTGATGGCTCACGGCCAGAAGGTGGTCGGGGTCGACAGCGATCCTGACAAGGTCAAGGCCGCTGCCGAGGTCCTGACCCAGGCGTATCAGGCCGAAGCGGTGGACAAGATCGCCCTCGAACAGCTCGGGTTCGGCGAGCTGCAGGAAGTGATTGTCAGCACTGGGCACAACATGGAGGCAAGCATCCTCATCACGCTCTTTCTGAAGGAGCTGGGCTGCAAAAAAGTGACGGTCAAGGCCATGAGTCGTGATCACGAGAAGGTGCTGACCAAGGTCGGGGCCGATGCGGTCATCTTCCCGGAGCGTTATGCCGCCGAACAGCTTGCGGCCAAGCTGGCCGTACCGGGGCTCATCGACTACCTGCCGCTCGGCACCAACATCATCCTCAAGGAGTTTACCGTGGAGAAATGGGCGGGGAAGACTCTGCGGGAGCTGGACCTGACCAATTCGTTTGGCATCCAGGTGGTGGCCGTCAAAGGCTTTGAGGAGAAGCAGTTCGAGTTTGTACCCAAAGCCGACCAGCCCCTGCAAAAAGGGGATGTTCTGGCTGTGATCGGGCAGGGGGAAAAGCTCCTGGCTCTGGATTCTTGA
- a CDS encoding esterase, whose translation MARVQIELPQSWLFRTVLAVRVTDVNYGGHLGNDRMLGLAHEARVRWLASCGLSEKDVGGVGLIMADAALVFRGEAFLGDELEVALGAMEVRRSSFDLVCRLTRPADAAEIALVKTGMACFDYAARKVARVPKELLGCLESVS comes from the coding sequence ATGGCGCGTGTGCAGATTGAGTTGCCGCAGTCGTGGCTTTTCCGAACGGTGCTTGCCGTGCGCGTGACCGATGTGAATTATGGCGGGCACCTTGGCAATGACCGGATGCTGGGCCTTGCGCACGAGGCGCGGGTGCGCTGGCTGGCATCCTGCGGTCTGTCCGAGAAGGACGTGGGCGGGGTGGGGCTGATCATGGCCGATGCGGCCCTGGTTTTCCGGGGCGAAGCGTTTCTGGGCGATGAACTGGAAGTGGCGCTGGGCGCGATGGAGGTGCGGCGGTCGAGTTTCGATCTGGTCTGCCGGCTGACCCGTCCTGCCGACGCGGCTGAAATCGCCCTGGTCAAGACCGGCATGGCCTGCTTCGATTACGCCGCCCGAAAGGTCGCACGCGTGCCCAAGGAATTGCTTGGCTGTCTGGAAAGCGTGTCCTGA
- a CDS encoding restriction endonuclease subunit R produces the protein MQCRIAHKLFLTDIPEPIKDQVMAELTLENPKWLENLKMGRTNYKVSRHLKFYSTRTNGGLILPRGYGGRLARICAEHGEAVEYTDDRRSLPEVEFTFRGDLRPYQDTACQAMLRRRFGTLCAPTGAGKTVCGLSLIAQRRQPALVIVHTRDLAMQWVERIEQFLDIPARKVGMIGSGRSTVGEAVTVATVQSVYSRAKDLKKRVGHIIVDECHRAPSRTFTAAVTAFDCAYSLGLSATPYRRDGLTQLIFWHLGEMHARIDSDDLMDSGAILRPEICIRPTTFVCERDPAEEYGLIIADLTEDVARNCQIVDEVAAEITSGRGVSLILSDRKWHCRVLHELLHERHGISGAVLTGDTPLPERKRLVDQIQSNRISAVFATGQLIGEGFDASNLTSLFLATPIKFSGRLIQYLGRVLRPSIGKAQPKVYDFVDEKVGVLNAAAKARAEVYADIGE, from the coding sequence ATGCAGTGCAGAATCGCCCACAAGCTTTTTCTGACCGACATCCCGGAGCCCATCAAGGATCAGGTCATGGCCGAGCTGACCCTCGAAAATCCCAAGTGGCTCGAAAACCTGAAGATGGGCCGCACCAATTACAAGGTCTCCCGGCATCTGAAGTTCTATTCCACGCGTACGAACGGAGGCCTCATCCTGCCGCGCGGTTATGGCGGGCGGCTGGCGAGGATCTGCGCGGAGCATGGCGAGGCCGTGGAGTACACTGACGACCGGCGCAGCCTGCCGGAAGTGGAATTCACCTTCCGCGGGGACTTGCGCCCCTATCAGGACACGGCCTGCCAGGCCATGCTGCGGCGACGCTTCGGGACCTTGTGCGCGCCCACCGGAGCGGGCAAGACCGTGTGCGGGCTCTCACTCATTGCCCAGCGCCGTCAGCCTGCGCTTGTCATCGTGCACACCCGGGACCTTGCCATGCAATGGGTGGAGCGTATCGAACAGTTCCTGGACATTCCGGCACGCAAGGTGGGCATGATCGGCAGCGGAAGGAGCACGGTGGGCGAGGCCGTGACCGTGGCCACGGTGCAGTCCGTGTACAGCCGGGCCAAGGACCTGAAAAAACGCGTCGGCCACATCATCGTCGACGAATGCCACCGCGCCCCCAGCCGCACCTTCACCGCTGCCGTGACCGCTTTCGACTGCGCCTATTCCCTTGGCCTCTCGGCCACACCGTACCGCCGCGACGGTCTGACCCAGCTCATCTTCTGGCATCTGGGCGAAATGCACGCCCGCATCGACAGCGATGACCTGATGGACAGCGGAGCCATCCTGCGGCCGGAAATCTGCATACGCCCCACGACGTTCGTGTGCGAGCGCGACCCCGCGGAGGAATACGGTCTCATCATCGCCGATCTGACCGAAGACGTTGCGCGCAACTGCCAGATCGTCGACGAGGTGGCTGCCGAGATCACTTCCGGGCGCGGGGTGAGCCTGATCCTGTCCGACCGCAAGTGGCATTGCCGGGTGCTGCATGAGCTGCTTCACGAACGCCACGGCATCAGCGGAGCGGTCCTGACCGGCGACACTCCGTTGCCGGAACGCAAACGGCTGGTGGATCAGATCCAGTCGAACCGGATCAGCGCGGTCTTCGCCACGGGCCAGCTCATTGGGGAGGGGTTCGACGCCAGCAACCTGACCTCCCTTTTTCTGGCGACCCCCATCAAGTTCAGCGGCCGCCTGATCCAGTATCTGGGCCGGGTGCTGCGCCCTTCAATCGGAAAAGCTCAACCAAAGGTTTATGATTTCGTGGACGAAAAGGTCGGCGTGCTCAATGCGGCAGCAAAGGCGCGGGCGGAGGTGTATGCGGATATCGGCGAGTAG
- a CDS encoding HD-GYP domain-containing protein, which translates to MHFPRNVPLLTYVRRILVGRLALVAAVIALTLASLAYLAEERMMAEAVMAEAQDDLAVLAGRTREIISHDGLIPSDAFRKAVGEKIAAGDRKSRRGKAVYARYSRPGISGREEYLDRSFVLHDAVQAHVQTVGRPEPGNGVWSETVYIADILCVHAVLPIDESGRSETGYAEIVFVPAPAVLAAMERKALYTVGAVAFVALATAALLYPVILRLTNRLVAFSRNLQAANFETLALLGCAVAKRDSDTDEHNYRVTLYALRMAEAIGLDAAGMRALAKGAFLHDVGKIAIRDSILLKPGKLTHEEFETMKTHVRHGLDVVDRSTWLRDAKDVVGCHHEKFDGKGYPGGISGKDIPLAARIFTVADVFDALTSRRPYKNALSCAQALDILRRGRGKHFDPEIVDTFIDMAAPLHERYAHRSGRDLSAELIDVAWKFFHAGADTLVS; encoded by the coding sequence ATGCATTTTCCGCGAAACGTTCCGCTTTTGACTTATGTGCGTCGCATCCTGGTCGGCAGGCTCGCGCTCGTGGCCGCCGTCATCGCCCTGACCCTGGCCTCCCTGGCCTATCTGGCCGAAGAGCGCATGATGGCGGAAGCGGTGATGGCCGAGGCGCAGGATGATCTGGCGGTGCTGGCCGGGCGTACCCGTGAGATCATTTCCCATGACGGGCTTATACCCTCGGACGCTTTTCGTAAGGCGGTCGGGGAAAAAATCGCTGCCGGTGACAGGAAAAGCAGGCGTGGCAAGGCCGTCTATGCCCGGTATTCCCGGCCAGGAATTTCCGGCAGGGAGGAGTATCTGGACCGAAGCTTCGTGCTGCACGATGCAGTGCAGGCTCACGTCCAAACAGTCGGACGCCCTGAGCCCGGGAACGGCGTCTGGTCGGAAACGGTCTATATCGCGGATATCCTCTGCGTCCATGCCGTCCTGCCAATAGACGAGTCCGGACGGAGTGAAACCGGATACGCTGAAATCGTCTTTGTCCCGGCCCCGGCAGTGCTGGCCGCCATGGAGCGGAAAGCGCTCTACACCGTCGGTGCCGTCGCCTTCGTCGCCCTGGCTACGGCGGCGCTCCTCTATCCGGTCATCCTGCGTCTGACCAACCGTCTCGTCGCCTTTTCCCGCAATCTGCAGGCGGCAAACTTCGAAACGCTGGCCCTGCTCGGCTGTGCCGTCGCCAAGAGGGACAGCGACACCGATGAGCACAACTACCGGGTGACCCTTTACGCCCTGCGCATGGCCGAGGCCATCGGCCTGGACGCGGCCGGAATGCGGGCCCTCGCCAAGGGCGCGTTCCTGCACGATGTCGGCAAGATCGCCATCAGGGACAGCATCCTGCTCAAGCCCGGCAAGCTCACGCATGAAGAATTCGAGACCATGAAGACCCACGTCAGGCACGGCCTCGACGTGGTCGACCGTTCGACCTGGCTGCGCGATGCAAAAGACGTCGTCGGGTGCCACCACGAAAAATTCGACGGAAAAGGGTATCCGGGCGGAATAAGCGGAAAGGACATCCCCCTCGCGGCGCGGATCTTCACCGTGGCCGATGTCTTTGACGCCCTGACCTCACGCAGGCCGTACAAGAATGCGCTGAGCTGCGCACAGGCCCTTGATATCCTGAGGCGCGGACGCGGAAAGCATTTCGATCCCGAGATCGTCGACACCTTCATCGACATGGCCGCGCCCCTACACGAACGATACGCACACAGGTCAGGCCGGGACCTGAGCGCGGAGCTCATTGACGTCGCCTGGAAATTTTTTCATGCCGGAGCCGACACTCTGGTCTCCTGA
- a CDS encoding aminoglycoside phosphotransferase, with amino-acid sequence MHPSRELLRDILSRWGLPFTGIHPQIPIQGSPERCLYRVVVDAGDSRHFLEELDSRTLTRKRLIAERIAHLKANELPAAAPLAGLDGNFLQRADGRHWQLTPFVTGIELNRDRFWQDAWRGKALANFLHDLRQTSRDLTTEEEVFDLRGYVFRICDDAQHLHPKVYGRLAPVFTLIENRLEACASLPVAFCHGDPHPLNMIWGKDRILSAIDWEFCGPKCVLHDMALILGCVGSEDENALNGPLITAFLDTLRSCGLLDDPLEEHLPAWTLALRVAWLAEWLRREDSDMIEFEIFYMKTLADRFFKG; translated from the coding sequence ATGCATCCATCCCGCGAACTTCTGCGCGACATCCTGAGTCGCTGGGGACTGCCTTTTACGGGCATTCATCCGCAAATCCCCATCCAGGGCAGCCCCGAGCGCTGCCTGTACCGGGTCGTGGTGGACGCCGGAGATTCCCGTCATTTTCTTGAAGAACTGGACTCCCGAACGCTGACGCGCAAAAGGCTGATCGCTGAACGCATCGCCCATCTGAAGGCCAACGAATTGCCTGCGGCCGCCCCTCTAGCGGGGCTCGACGGGAACTTTTTACAACGTGCAGACGGTCGCCATTGGCAGCTGACGCCTTTTGTGACGGGGATTGAGCTCAACAGGGATCGTTTCTGGCAGGACGCATGGCGCGGCAAGGCCCTGGCCAACTTTCTGCACGATTTGAGGCAGACAAGCCGGGATCTCACCACTGAAGAAGAGGTCTTCGATCTGCGCGGTTATGTTTTCAGGATCTGTGACGACGCCCAGCATTTGCATCCCAAAGTCTACGGACGGCTCGCGCCCGTCTTCACTCTCATCGAGAACAGGCTTGAAGCATGCGCAAGCCTGCCCGTGGCCTTCTGCCACGGCGACCCTCACCCTCTGAACATGATCTGGGGAAAAGACCGCATCCTTTCGGCCATTGACTGGGAATTCTGCGGCCCGAAATGCGTCCTGCACGACATGGCCCTGATTCTCGGCTGCGTTGGCAGTGAAGACGAAAACGCGCTGAACGGCCCCTTGATCACGGCCTTTCTGGACACCCTGCGTTCCTGCGGCCTGCTGGACGACCCGCTCGAAGAACATCTGCCGGCCTGGACCCTGGCCCTGCGCGTAGCCTGGCTGGCAGAATGGCTGCGCCGGGAGGATTCCGACATGATCGAATTCGAGATCTTCTACATGAAGACCCTGGCAGACCGTTTCTTCAAGGGATAA
- a CDS encoding uracil permease — MSRRIIQVDEKVPLLQGFPLSLQHLFAMFGASVLVPTLFKIDPAIVLLMNGIGTLIYLFICKGKAPAFLGSSFAFLSPVFVILGADQALWGGNYSYALGGFIASGLIFCSVALIIGRFGSDWIKIVLPPATMGPIVALIGLELAGVATGMAGIMPDDSGAYNMDAIIVSMVTLLVVAFGSIVFRGFMAVIPVLVGIIVGYLVAIGMGMVDFATISTAPVISFPTVYLPKFDINMILIIIPASLVVISEHIGHLVVTGNIVGRDLVKDPGLHRSLLGDGIATTLSGFMGSVPVTTYGENIGVMAITRVYSVWVIGGAAIISICLAFVGKLSAFIQSIPTPVMGGICILLFGVIAASGIRMLVEAKVDYSKPANLILTAVVLIVGLSGTALHIGTVQLKGMALGTVVGMAMSMIFHLLDHLGLTNQPADH, encoded by the coding sequence ATGAGCAGAAGAATTATTCAGGTTGATGAAAAAGTTCCATTACTTCAAGGATTTCCTTTAAGCTTGCAGCATCTGTTCGCCATGTTCGGCGCGTCGGTGCTGGTCCCGACCCTGTTCAAGATCGATCCAGCCATCGTACTGCTCATGAACGGCATCGGAACGCTCATTTACCTGTTCATCTGCAAGGGCAAGGCGCCTGCGTTTCTGGGTTCGAGCTTCGCGTTTCTGTCTCCGGTCTTCGTCATTCTCGGCGCCGACCAGGCCCTGTGGGGAGGCAATTATTCCTACGCGCTGGGCGGCTTCATCGCCTCGGGTCTCATCTTCTGTTCCGTGGCGCTGATCATCGGCCGCTTCGGGTCCGACTGGATCAAGATCGTGCTTCCCCCTGCCACCATGGGCCCCATCGTTGCCCTCATCGGCCTGGAACTGGCCGGAGTGGCCACGGGAATGGCCGGCATCATGCCGGATGATTCCGGAGCCTACAACATGGACGCCATCATCGTCTCCATGGTCACCCTGCTGGTCGTCGCCTTCGGGTCCATTGTCTTTCGCGGCTTCATGGCGGTCATCCCGGTCCTGGTCGGCATCATCGTGGGCTATCTGGTTGCCATCGGCATGGGCATGGTCGATTTCGCGACCATCTCCACGGCGCCGGTCATCTCCTTCCCGACCGTGTACCTGCCCAAGTTCGACATCAACATGATCCTGATCATCATTCCGGCTTCACTGGTGGTCATCTCCGAGCACATCGGCCATCTGGTCGTCACCGGCAACATCGTCGGCCGCGATCTGGTCAAGGATCCCGGCCTGCACCGCTCGCTGCTGGGCGACGGTATCGCCACCACCCTCTCGGGCTTCATGGGTTCCGTCCCCGTGACAACTTACGGCGAGAATATCGGCGTCATGGCCATCACCCGCGTTTACTCGGTGTGGGTCATCGGCGGGGCGGCGATCATCTCCATCTGTCTTGCCTTTGTCGGCAAGCTCTCGGCCTTTATCCAGTCCATCCCCACTCCGGTCATGGGCGGCATCTGCATCCTGCTCTTTGGCGTCATCGCCGCCTCGGGCATCCGCATGCTGGTCGAAGCCAAAGTTGACTACTCCAAGCCCGCCAACCTGATCCTGACCGCCGTGGTGCTCATAGTGGGCCTGAGCGGCACCGCCCTGCACATCGGCACGGTGCAGCTCAAAGGCATGGCGCTGGGCACGGTGGTGGGCATGGCCATGTCCATGATCTTCCACCTCCTCGACCACCTCGGCCTGACCAACCAGCCGGCCGATCACTAG
- the bioD gene encoding dethiobiotin synthase translates to MTSGRIIFVTGTDTDVGKTVVSLLIMRALTGLDAVYLKPVQTGCPGPGHDSDASFVHGLLPGGLPGGMTPADCIHSCRPLPKAPLFAGDPVYFDDLCRFVAVHAARHEVTVVEGAGGLLVPVTAQKTMLDLAMQTGAPLLVVGRAGLGTINHTLLTLEAMKSRHVRCLGVILTDPLDAVSELDRSENSAAIENFSGLPVHGVIGRIADLLSPPQSAMSVIRAALSEHLCPRKT, encoded by the coding sequence ATGACTTCGGGCAGAATCATCTTCGTCACGGGCACGGACACGGATGTGGGCAAGACCGTGGTCAGCCTGCTCATCATGCGCGCCCTGACCGGCCTCGACGCCGTGTACCTGAAGCCCGTGCAGACTGGATGTCCCGGACCCGGGCATGATTCCGACGCTTCCTTCGTGCATGGCCTGCTGCCCGGCGGTCTGCCCGGGGGCATGACGCCTGCGGACTGCATCCATTCCTGCCGCCCCTTGCCCAAAGCTCCACTTTTCGCGGGCGATCCCGTGTATTTCGACGACCTGTGCCGTTTCGTAGCCGTCCACGCCGCCCGCCACGAGGTCACGGTGGTGGAAGGTGCCGGAGGCCTGCTGGTGCCGGTCACAGCGCAGAAAACCATGCTGGACCTGGCCATGCAGACCGGCGCCCCCCTGCTGGTGGTTGGCCGCGCCGGGCTTGGCACCATCAACCACACCCTGCTGACCCTTGAGGCCATGAAATCCCGTCATGTCCGCTGTCTGGGCGTGATCCTGACCGACCCCCTGGACGCAGTTTCTGAACTGGACCGGTCCGAAAACAGCGCGGCTATCGAAAACTTCTCCGGGCTGCCCGTGCACGGTGTCATCGGCCGGATCGCTGACCTGCTTTCTCCGCCGCAATCAGCCATGTCCGTGATCAGGGCTGCGCTCAGCGAACATCTCTGCCCACGAAAAACCTGA
- a CDS encoding 8-amino-7-oxononanoate synthase, with translation MPEQNFLERLKNEIEARRQAGLGRELLPVTGRHGASVILDGRAHLNFSSNDFLGLAQNTEMAETLAHLCRRFGSGSGASRLVTGTTRSTLNAEQALADHFGYESCLILGSGFLANLTLISTLFSEKDTLLLDKRAHTSTVAGVRHSRARFHTFRHNRMSHLRKLLMEHPAQAVLTESLFSMDGDSPDFQALGDFKSENDFLCIVDEAHAFGVLGPGGRGLGRTVADVAVGTLGKAFGMFGAFILCPGVVREHLVHFGQGFIYTTSLPPWHGDMVLAMLERVGQSDAQREHLLLLANLARKELPEAGLQVRGEAHILALEVGDESRCQRLAMALREAGILVFAARYPTVPLGQAMLRVCLTAEHNVDDIRRLRNAISIALHKESAA, from the coding sequence ATGCCTGAGCAAAATTTCCTAGAGCGCCTGAAAAACGAAATCGAGGCCCGCCGCCAGGCCGGCCTCGGTCGCGAGCTTCTGCCCGTGACCGGGCGTCATGGCGCCAGCGTCATTCTGGACGGACGCGCGCATCTCAATTTTTCCTCCAACGATTTCCTTGGCCTGGCCCAAAACACGGAGATGGCCGAAACCCTGGCGCATCTCTGCCGACGTTTCGGCAGCGGCTCCGGCGCCTCGCGACTGGTCACGGGCACAACCCGTTCCACCCTGAACGCCGAACAGGCCCTGGCCGATCATTTCGGATACGAATCCTGCCTGATCCTCGGCAGCGGCTTCCTGGCCAACCTCACGCTGATCTCCACCCTGTTTTCCGAAAAGGACACGCTCCTGCTCGACAAGCGCGCCCACACCAGCACCGTGGCCGGAGTGCGACACAGCCGGGCGCGATTCCACACCTTTCGCCACAACCGCATGAGCCACCTGCGCAAGCTGCTCATGGAGCACCCGGCCCAGGCCGTGCTGACCGAGTCGCTGTTCAGCATGGACGGAGACAGCCCGGACTTTCAAGCCCTTGGCGACTTCAAGAGCGAAAACGATTTTCTGTGCATCGTGGACGAGGCGCACGCCTTCGGTGTTCTCGGCCCCGGCGGAAGAGGGCTGGGCCGCACGGTGGCCGATGTGGCCGTGGGCACGCTGGGCAAAGCCTTCGGGATGTTCGGAGCGTTCATCCTCTGCCCCGGGGTCGTGCGCGAGCACCTTGTCCACTTCGGGCAAGGTTTCATCTACACCACGTCCCTGCCGCCCTGGCATGGGGACATGGTTCTGGCCATGCTTGAGCGGGTCGGCCAGTCAGACGCCCAGCGCGAGCACCTGCTCCTGCTTGCAAATCTGGCCCGCAAGGAGCTGCCGGAAGCAGGTCTGCAGGTTCGCGGGGAGGCGCACATCCTGGCGCTGGAAGTCGGCGACGAGAGCCGCTGCCAGCGCCTGGCCATGGCCTTGCGGGAGGCGGGAATCCTGGTCTTCGCGGCCCGCTACCCCACCGTGCCCCTGGGGCAGGCCATGTTGCGGGTCTGTCTGACCGCCGAGCACAACGTGGACGACATTCGACGACTGCGCAACGCCATCTCGATCGCGCTGCACAAGGAGAGCGCGGCATGA
- a CDS encoding beta-ketoacyl-[acyl-carrier-protein] synthase family protein: MKNSRRVVVTGSGFVLPLGSDREEVFSALLRSHGPFLRSLADPEVAVCPVPDFDLKAHVSRCKNARYLTRGQQLCLAAAVRAVDDAGLGPNELAHAGLFLGLGPNLQARPRDDRALWLLDYLPNTVTSVMAGILGVHGENLTILTACAASTQALGQAFRAVATGLADVALAGGGDSRLSPEAVRAYREAGVLATGFQRPELACRPFDQDRTGFAIGEGGAIFALESLDHAKVRGARILAEIVSASSSLDGGSLTGPDPTGQAAGTAVMRCLKELGSEDLCVLAHGTGTVLNDAVEGDILARTAAGAMGITAFKSRIGHLAAACGCAELALGLVCAAKGHFPAIAGLTNPCRDDLPLLREPLRRIPKGLLLQSFGFGGQNACLGVRPWI, encoded by the coding sequence ATGAAAAATTCGCGCCGTGTGGTCGTCACCGGCAGCGGATTCGTGCTGCCGCTTGGATCGGACAGGGAAGAAGTGTTTTCCGCCCTGCTAAGATCTCACGGCCCATTTCTTCGCTCCCTGGCGGACCCGGAGGTCGCGGTCTGCCCGGTTCCCGATTTTGATCTCAAAGCACATGTCAGCCGCTGCAAGAACGCCCGCTATCTGACCCGTGGCCAGCAACTCTGTCTGGCCGCCGCCGTCAGGGCCGTGGACGATGCGGGACTCGGTCCAAACGAACTGGCTCATGCCGGCCTTTTTCTTGGCCTCGGCCCAAATCTGCAAGCCCGTCCCCGGGACGACAGGGCCTTGTGGCTCCTGGACTATCTGCCCAACACCGTGACCTCCGTCATGGCCGGGATACTGGGGGTGCACGGCGAAAACCTGACCATCCTGACCGCCTGCGCGGCTTCGACCCAGGCGCTGGGGCAGGCCTTTCGCGCCGTGGCGACGGGACTTGCGGACGTGGCCCTGGCCGGTGGCGGAGATTCACGTCTCTCTCCGGAGGCCGTGCGCGCCTACAGAGAGGCCGGAGTCCTGGCCACGGGCTTCCAGCGTCCCGAATTGGCCTGCCGCCCCTTTGACCAGGACCGTACCGGTTTTGCCATCGGCGAAGGCGGGGCGATCTTCGCGCTGGAGAGTCTGGACCATGCCAAAGTTCGTGGAGCCCGGATTCTGGCAGAGATCGTCAGCGCCTCTTCCTCGCTGGACGGAGGGAGCCTGACCGGCCCCGACCCCACGGGACAGGCGGCCGGAACGGCCGTGATGCGTTGCCTCAAGGAGCTTGGAAGCGAAGATCTCTGCGTCCTTGCGCATGGCACGGGCACGGTCCTCAACGACGCCGTGGAAGGGGATATTTTGGCCCGGACCGCGGCAGGGGCCATGGGCATCACGGCCTTCAAGTCCAGGATTGGCCATCTGGCGGCGGCCTGCGGCTGCGCGGAACTTGCGCTGGGCCTTGTTTGCGCCGCGAAAGGACATTTTCCGGCCATCGCCGGGCTCACAAACCCTTGCCGTGACGATCTGCCCCTGCTGCGCGAGCCCTTGCGACGAATCCCCAAGGGGCTACTGCTGCAAAGTTTCGGTTTTGGGGGGCAAAACGCCTGTCTGGGGGTGCGGCCGTGGATCTAG
- a CDS encoding acyl carrier protein, which yields MNPFPTICLILAEILDLDPADITLETYVIRTLGAESIDLLEIGVAMQHKLGIAVDDDLLFLKNVRIVLNKAKRDNVDALAALKSEYPYLPEPRFREILDDLSAGPVLQVRDLVAYALAFPAATAGS from the coding sequence ATGAACCCTTTCCCGACCATCTGTTTGATCCTGGCCGAAATCCTGGACCTGGACCCGGCCGACATCACCCTGGAGACCTACGTCATACGTACTCTGGGAGCCGAATCCATCGACCTGCTTGAGATCGGCGTGGCCATGCAGCACAAGCTGGGCATCGCCGTGGACGACGACCTGCTGTTTCTCAAAAACGTGCGCATCGTCCTCAACAAGGCTAAACGCGACAATGTGGATGCCCTGGCGGCACTCAAATCGGAATACCCCTACCTGCCCGAACCCCGCTTTCGGGAAATCCTGGACGACCTGTCCGCCGGGCCGGTGCTGCAGGTGCGCGATCTGGTCGCCTATGCCCTGGCCTTCCCGGCCGCCACGGCAGGAAGCTGA
- a CDS encoding short-chain dehydrogenase, with amino-acid sequence MKLNFRGNTVLVLGGGCSIGLALTALLLEEGLSVIPTHASEGGKAAIYSKFPQLAGKSPWLDLSDKASQAGLSPLLETGVDYLVDLAHADHEVLLAAAGEADMDAYFQAGVANRLFLLKAVTRSMLARGFGRLVHLSSTAAAMPAPGQGFYCAAKRSAEGLYQSLALELAPRGISSVSLRLGLVDAGRGERFLDKDNRRQDLTQKIVTVDQAAGTLLFLLSDQAMALTCTTITMDAGLTAQKYA; translated from the coding sequence ATGAAGCTCAACTTTCGCGGCAACACCGTCCTTGTCCTTGGCGGCGGCTGCTCCATCGGCCTGGCTCTGACCGCCCTGCTGCTTGAAGAGGGCCTCTCCGTCATCCCGACACACGCCTCGGAAGGTGGAAAAGCCGCCATATACAGCAAGTTCCCGCAACTGGCCGGCAAGAGCCCATGGCTGGACCTAAGCGACAAGGCAAGCCAGGCCGGGCTTTCCCCCCTGCTCGAAACCGGGGTGGACTATCTGGTCGATCTTGCCCATGCAGACCACGAAGTGCTCCTGGCTGCGGCAGGTGAAGCCGACATGGACGCATATTTTCAGGCCGGCGTAGCCAACCGCCTGTTCCTGCTCAAGGCGGTGACACGGTCCATGCTGGCGCGCGGTTTCGGCAGGCTGGTGCATCTTTCCTCCACCGCCGCCGCCATGCCCGCCCCCGGCCAGGGATTTTACTGCGCGGCAAAAAGATCGGCCGAAGGACTTTATCAAAGCCTCGCTCTGGAACTTGCTCCGCGCGGCATATCGAGCGTCAGCCTGCGCCTTGGCCTCGTCGATGCCGGGCGCGGGGAACGCTTTCTGGACAAGGATAACAGGCGGCAGGACCTGACGCAAAAAATCGTGACCGTGGACCAGGCAGCCGGAACGCTTCTGTTCCTTCTTTCCGATCAGGCCATGGCCCTGACCTGCACAACCATCACCATGGACGCCGGACTGACGGCGCAAAAATACGCATGA